The Candidatus Ozemobacteraceae bacterium genome includes the window GTGACCAGCGCGACGACGAAGGCGACGACCAGCATCTGCCGGATGGCAGACGTCTTCTTCGACTTTTTCATCGCGGGGTATTCGACGGTGCTCACCATGAGGAAGCCCGTCAGAATTGGCACGAAGGGAATCGCGATGTCGGGAATGCGGAAGAAGGGGAAAAACTGCATTTCGAAGATCGTCAGCGTACAGAGAATACCCGCCCCGGCCGGAATCGGGAGGCCGGTGAAGACGTCGCGGTCGCTGGGCGGCGTGATGTTGAATCTGGCGAGGCGAAGCGCGCCGCAGAGAACGAACACCGACGTCGACAGCAGGCCAACGATAAGATAGTCGGCGAGATACCTGCTGAAGACGAGGAACGCCGGCGCGACGCCGAAGCTCACGAGGTCGGCGAGCGAGTCGAGTTCGGCGCCGAAGCGCGAGGTGACCGAGGTGAGCCTGGCGATGCGCCCGTCGAGGATGTCGCAGATGAGGGCAAGAATGATCAGCCACCCTGCGAGGAGATACTCTTCACGGGAGGTGAAAATGACCGACAGATATCCGCAGAACAGGTTCAGAGAAGTGAACACGCTCGGCAGAATCGAGAGATGCCGCATGGCGCGGCTCTGCTGATGAGCCGTTTCATTGCCCTGCGCAGCGAAAACCGCCACTGGTTCCCGGACGGGTTCGGAAGCGGCGGAGTTCTTCTCAGGAACGGCGGGCGATGACAGTTTCGCCTCCCTTGACCTTGTCGCCGACCTTCACGACCACAACGGCGCCAGGCGGCATGAGAATTTCGGTGCGGGAGCCGAACCGGATGAGTCCGAACCTCTCGCCGCGCGCGACCTGGTCGCCCGGATTCACCCAGCAGAGGATGCGGCGGGCGATGATTCCGGCAATCTGCCGAACGAGGACGCGGTAGCCTCCGTCATCGATCCCGATCGCGTTCTGCTCGTTGTCGAGGGACGCCTTGTCACAGTTCGCCGGGAGGAATTTTCCCGGGTTGTAATGGCGATAGGCAACCCGCCCGTCGATCGGAGAGCGATTGATATGCACATTGAATATCGACAGAAATATACTTACCCGTTTGGCAGGTCCGTCGATGAACGGCGCGTTCGGAACGTCATCGATACCGACGACCGTTCCGTCGGCGGCCGAGACGATCAGGCCTTCCCCCTGGGGAATTTCACGTTCGGGATCGCGGAAGAAGTAGATCGTGAACGCGGCGAGCACCCCGAAGACCGTCCCGAGAAACCGGGAACAGCGCGATGTCACCAGGGCGAGGAGGGTCAGCGCACCGCTGAAGAAAAATCCCTCAGGGTGAATGGGACATCGCATGCAGCATGCTCCTGAAAGCAGAAATAGTCGATCTGTCTCACCGAGCGGCATCGCCGCTCACCTGTGCATTATAGAAGCGCCCTCCGGGCCTGTCAAGCACGAGGGAAACTTGCTCCTCACCAGTCCGGGGTATCCGATTTCGGCTTGTCTGGCTTTCCGCGCCGGCCTTCCATGAATTCGCGCATTCTGTCGGGGTCCATGAAGAAGGGGTCATCGAAGATATCGT containing:
- the pssA gene encoding CDP-diacylglycerol--serine O-phosphatidyltransferase, which produces MAVFAAQGNETAHQQSRAMRHLSILPSVFTSLNLFCGYLSVIFTSREEYLLAGWLIILALICDILDGRIARLTSVTSRFGAELDSLADLVSFGVAPAFLVFSRYLADYLIVGLLSTSVFVLCGALRLARFNITPPSDRDVFTGLPIPAGAGILCTLTIFEMQFFPFFRIPDIAIPFVPILTGFLMVSTVEYPAMKKSKKTSAIRQMLVVAFVVALVTMPALTLFLYSWGFASYGLFMWAFKKLYLLVRGRNPSDESQRPLSPSSGQ
- a CDS encoding phosphatidylserine decarboxylase family protein; the encoded protein is MRCPIHPEGFFFSGALTLLALVTSRCSRFLGTVFGVLAAFTIYFFRDPEREIPQGEGLIVSAADGTVVGIDDVPNAPFIDGPAKRVSIFLSIFNVHINRSPIDGRVAYRHYNPGKFLPANCDKASLDNEQNAIGIDDGGYRVLVRQIAGIIARRILCWVNPGDQVARGERFGLIRFGSRTEILMPPGAVVVVKVGDKVKGGETVIARRS